In one Salvelinus fontinalis isolate EN_2023a chromosome 16, ASM2944872v1, whole genome shotgun sequence genomic region, the following are encoded:
- the LOC129812831 gene encoding B-cell lymphoma/leukemia 11B-like isoform X1, translating into MCFSCVAGGRDEPSSYICTTCKQPFPSAWFLLQHAQNSHGIRIYLESNPSSSSLTPRITIPGPPMGQDSIPQSPLTNFLGENNPFHLLRMTGPLLREPPPGFMENRGGLPNTPPFVSPSPRHHLDPHRLERLSAEEMGLISQHPSAFERVMRLTPMAIEAQSMDFSRRLRELAGSNNVATPPLSPIRANPMHRLLNPNPFQPSPKSPFLSTPPLPAMPPNSTTPPQTQAKSKSCEFCGKSFKFQSNLVVHRRSHTGEKPYKCQLCDHACSQASKLKRHMKTHMHKSGSMTGRSDDGLSTTSSPEPGTSEVTGEGMKNREGDFRGEGEEEEEEEDEEEMENESRPESNFSMDNMEFYRNRENGSKPPPDEKNSLSLGKMVENVGLSTIQQYNNLIVDNRKNRMPFSKKGSDGQRDTGDEDSVVGEMEREHHHHQMERDHQRPTVNGRNCGSGNSFSSLFPRKPTPITSPSLSNSSNKRIKIEKDLDMPPAPIIPSENVYSQWLVGYAASRHFIKDPFLGFTDSRQSPFGTSSEHSSENGSLRFSTPPGDLLDGGLSGRSGTASGGSTPHLGGMGSGRPGSKESRRSDTCEYCGKVFKNCSNLTVHRRSHTGERPYKCELCNYACAQSSKLTRHMKTHGQMVVGWLNRRAKLRSFIARESREILGAPCDV; encoded by the exons ATGTGTTTCTCCTGTGTTGCAGGAGGCAGGGACGAGCCTTCAAGCTACATCTGCACCACGTGTAAGCAGCCCTTCCCCAGTGCCTGGTTCCTCCTGCAGCATGCCCAGAACAGCCATGGCATCCGCATCTACCTGGAGTCCAACCCCTCCAGCTCGTCGCTCACCCCCCGCATCACCATCCCCGGGCCCCCCATGGGCCAGGACTCCATCCCCCAGTCCCCCCTCACCAACTTTCTGGGAGAGAACAACCCCTTCCACCTGTTGAGGATGACTGGGCCCCTGCTCCGGGAGCCCCCACCAGGCTTCATGGAGAACCGCGGAGGCCTTCCCAACACGCCGCCCTTCGTCAGCCCCTCACCCCGCCACCACCTGGACCCCCACCGGCTGGAACGCCTTAGTGCCGAGGAAATGGGGCTCATCTCCCAGCACCCCAGTGCCTTTGAGAGGGTGATGCGGCTGACGCCCATGGCCATCGAGGCCCAATCCATGGACTTCTCCAGGCGGCTCAGGGAGCTGGCGGGGAGCAATAACGTGGCCACACCTCCTCTTTCGCCCATCCGGGCCAACCCTATGCACCGCCTGCTCAACCCCAACCCCTTTCAGCCAAGCCCCAAGTCACCCTTTCTCAGCACCCCGCCCCTGCCGGCCATGCCCCCCAACAGCACCACCCCGCCCCAGACACAGGCCAAGAGCAAGTCATGCGAGTTTTGCGggaagagcttcaagttccagaGCAACCTGGTGGTCCACCGGCGGAGCCACACCGGGGAGAAGCCCTATAAGTGTCAGCTATGCGACCATGCCTGCTCCCAGGCCAGCAAGCTGAAGagacacatgaagacacacatgcacaaatcTGGCTCCATGACAGGGAGGTCTGACGATGGGCTTTCCACCACCAGCTCCCCCGAGCCGGGCACCAGCGAAGTGACCGGAGAAGGCAtgaagaacagagagggagacttCAGgggggagggtgaagaggaggaagaggaagaggatgaagaggagatggAGAACGAGAGCAGGCCAGAGTCAAACTTCAGCATGGACAACATGGAGTTCTACCGTAACCGTGAGAACGGCTCCAAGCCGCCGCCAGACGAGaagaactctctctccctgggtAAGATGGTGGAGAATGTGGGCCTGAGCACTATACAGCAGTACAATAACTTGATAGTCGACAATCGTAAAAATCGGATGCCCTTCTCTAAGAAGGGGTCCGACGGGCAGCGGGACACTGGGGATGAGGACTCTGtggtgggagagatggagagggagcacCATCACCACCAGATGGAAAGGGATCACCAGAGGCCCACTGTCAACGGCAGGAACTGTGGCTCCGGCAACTCTTTCTCAAGCCTTTTCCCCCGCAAGCCCACACCCATCACCAGCCCTAGCCTGTCCAACTCTTCCAACAAGAGGATCAAGATTGAGAAGGATCTGGACATGCCCCCGGCACCAATCATCCCTTCTGAGAACGTCTACTCCCAGTGGCTGGTGGGTTACGCCGCCTCACGACACTTCATCAAAGACCCTTTCCTGGGCTTCACCGACTCCAGACAATCTCCCTTCGGCACCTCCTCTGAGCACTCGTCTGAGAACGGCAGCCTGCGCTTCTCCACGCCTCCTGGGGACCTCCTGGATGGCGGCCTGTCGGGGCGCAGCGGCACAGCCAGCGGGGGCAGCACCCCTCACCTGGGGGGAATGGGATCCGGCCGGCCCGGCTCCAAGGAGAGCCGACGGAGCGACACCTGCGAGTACTGCGGCAAGGTGTTCAAGAACTGCAGCAACTTGACAGTGCACCGGCGCAGCCACACGGGAGAGAGGCCCTACAAGTGCGAGCTGTGCAACTATGCCTGCGCCCAGAGCTCCAAGCTCACACGCCACATGAAGACCCACGGGCAGATGG TTGTAGGATGGCTAAACCGTCGGGCTAAACTGCGGAGCTTTATagccagagagagcagggagatcTTAGG GGCTCCCTGTGATGTGTAG
- the LOC129812831 gene encoding B-cell lymphoma/leukemia 11B-like isoform X2 codes for MCFSCVAGGRDEPSSYICTTCKQPFPSAWFLLQHAQNSHGIRIYLESNPSSSSLTPRITIPGPPMGQDSIPQSPLTNFLGENNPFHLLRMTGPLLREPPPGFMENRGGLPNTPPFVSPSPRHHLDPHRLERLSAEEMGLISQHPSAFERVMRLTPMAIEAQSMDFSRRLRELAGSNNVATPPLSPIRANPMHRLLNPNPFQPSPKSPFLSTPPLPAMPPNSTTPPQTQAKSKSCEFCGKSFKFQSNLVVHRRSHTGEKPYKCQLCDHACSQASKLKRHMKTHMHKSGSMTGRSDDGLSTTSSPEPGTSEVTGEGMKNREGDFRGEGEEEEEEEDEEEMENESRPESNFSMDNMEFYRNRENGSKPPPDEKNSLSLGKMVENVGLSTIQQYNNLIVDNRKNRMPFSKKGSDGQRDTGDEDSVVGEMEREHHHHQMERDHQRPTVNGRNCGSGNSFSSLFPRKPTPITSPSLSNSSNKRIKIEKDLDMPPAPIIPSENVYSQWLVGYAASRHFIKDPFLGFTDSRQSPFGTSSEHSSENGSLRFSTPPGDLLDGGLSGRSGTASGGSTPHLGGMGSGRPGSKESRRSDTCEYCGKVFKNCSNLTVHRRSHTGERPYKCELCNYACAQSSKLTRHMKTHGQMGLPVMCS; via the exons ATGTGTTTCTCCTGTGTTGCAGGAGGCAGGGACGAGCCTTCAAGCTACATCTGCACCACGTGTAAGCAGCCCTTCCCCAGTGCCTGGTTCCTCCTGCAGCATGCCCAGAACAGCCATGGCATCCGCATCTACCTGGAGTCCAACCCCTCCAGCTCGTCGCTCACCCCCCGCATCACCATCCCCGGGCCCCCCATGGGCCAGGACTCCATCCCCCAGTCCCCCCTCACCAACTTTCTGGGAGAGAACAACCCCTTCCACCTGTTGAGGATGACTGGGCCCCTGCTCCGGGAGCCCCCACCAGGCTTCATGGAGAACCGCGGAGGCCTTCCCAACACGCCGCCCTTCGTCAGCCCCTCACCCCGCCACCACCTGGACCCCCACCGGCTGGAACGCCTTAGTGCCGAGGAAATGGGGCTCATCTCCCAGCACCCCAGTGCCTTTGAGAGGGTGATGCGGCTGACGCCCATGGCCATCGAGGCCCAATCCATGGACTTCTCCAGGCGGCTCAGGGAGCTGGCGGGGAGCAATAACGTGGCCACACCTCCTCTTTCGCCCATCCGGGCCAACCCTATGCACCGCCTGCTCAACCCCAACCCCTTTCAGCCAAGCCCCAAGTCACCCTTTCTCAGCACCCCGCCCCTGCCGGCCATGCCCCCCAACAGCACCACCCCGCCCCAGACACAGGCCAAGAGCAAGTCATGCGAGTTTTGCGggaagagcttcaagttccagaGCAACCTGGTGGTCCACCGGCGGAGCCACACCGGGGAGAAGCCCTATAAGTGTCAGCTATGCGACCATGCCTGCTCCCAGGCCAGCAAGCTGAAGagacacatgaagacacacatgcacaaatcTGGCTCCATGACAGGGAGGTCTGACGATGGGCTTTCCACCACCAGCTCCCCCGAGCCGGGCACCAGCGAAGTGACCGGAGAAGGCAtgaagaacagagagggagacttCAGgggggagggtgaagaggaggaagaggaagaggatgaagaggagatggAGAACGAGAGCAGGCCAGAGTCAAACTTCAGCATGGACAACATGGAGTTCTACCGTAACCGTGAGAACGGCTCCAAGCCGCCGCCAGACGAGaagaactctctctccctgggtAAGATGGTGGAGAATGTGGGCCTGAGCACTATACAGCAGTACAATAACTTGATAGTCGACAATCGTAAAAATCGGATGCCCTTCTCTAAGAAGGGGTCCGACGGGCAGCGGGACACTGGGGATGAGGACTCTGtggtgggagagatggagagggagcacCATCACCACCAGATGGAAAGGGATCACCAGAGGCCCACTGTCAACGGCAGGAACTGTGGCTCCGGCAACTCTTTCTCAAGCCTTTTCCCCCGCAAGCCCACACCCATCACCAGCCCTAGCCTGTCCAACTCTTCCAACAAGAGGATCAAGATTGAGAAGGATCTGGACATGCCCCCGGCACCAATCATCCCTTCTGAGAACGTCTACTCCCAGTGGCTGGTGGGTTACGCCGCCTCACGACACTTCATCAAAGACCCTTTCCTGGGCTTCACCGACTCCAGACAATCTCCCTTCGGCACCTCCTCTGAGCACTCGTCTGAGAACGGCAGCCTGCGCTTCTCCACGCCTCCTGGGGACCTCCTGGATGGCGGCCTGTCGGGGCGCAGCGGCACAGCCAGCGGGGGCAGCACCCCTCACCTGGGGGGAATGGGATCCGGCCGGCCCGGCTCCAAGGAGAGCCGACGGAGCGACACCTGCGAGTACTGCGGCAAGGTGTTCAAGAACTGCAGCAACTTGACAGTGCACCGGCGCAGCCACACGGGAGAGAGGCCCTACAAGTGCGAGCTGTGCAACTATGCCTGCGCCCAGAGCTCCAAGCTCACACGCCACATGAAGACCCACGGGCAGATGG GGCTCCCTGTGATGTGTAGTTGA